The Helianthus annuus cultivar XRQ/B chromosome 16, HanXRQr2.0-SUNRISE, whole genome shotgun sequence genome includes a window with the following:
- the LOC110916437 gene encoding uncharacterized protein LOC110916437 — protein MASGIKHFSHNHNLLMHEMPEGAEVSCSGCNSSATKTIYICWQCNFYLHEQCFHATRSRKHPSHPQHPLNLLPYPTYPSNSFYCNSCKVIGTGFSYSCSDCDFDLHVQCAYSISDATNSHQHPVTSPQPHHVSYPDQAVAPTVPNVPSISFPTPIPIPTPIPTPTPIPVPAQYSISMTQDPYMAQNVSTFSVPAPIPIPTTIPIPTPIPVPAQYPINVTQDSYMAQNVSTFVPTSAQNLVTSAQNAHIPQSFTSVPTSAHNSSIPQHLHTPFASVPPTAPNSQPPHYGESGKNKTTTPGIKHFSHPHGLVLVNIKHGKKNITCSGCQETLIGKGYACAEQNCSFQLDESCFNLEKEIQHKSHPAHPLTLLSSSLYKNQNGRFTCNACYKDGSGFNYHCSICEHDLHVKCANLSETVKRDDHEHVLKLFYEAPLMGEEYTFFCDVCSRVVHKDHWTYYCKECDFGTHLECVNRQVCDESSGDQVDDSRTDQERLDEAYEIARINALGRKYSLENI, from the coding sequence ATGGCGTCCGGGATCAAGCACTTCAGCCACAACCACAATCTATTGATGCATGAGATGCCTGAAGGTGCTGAGGTCTCATGCTCCGGTTGCAACTCTTCGGCGACGAAGACCATATACATTTGTTGGCAATGCAATTTCTATTTACATGAGCAATGTTTTCATGCAACTCGCTCACGGAAACATCCGTCGCACCCTCAACACCCCCTTAACTTGTTACCTTACCCTACTTACCCTTCCAACTCCTTCTATTGCAATTCATGCAAAGTCATTGGAACCGGTTTCTCCTATTCCTGTTCCGATTGCGATTTTGATCTTCATGTCCAATGTGCTTATTCCATTTCTGATGCTACAAATTCTCATCAACATCCAGTCACTAGTCCTCAACCACATCATGTATCTTATCCAGACCAAGCAGTAGCTCCAACGGTCCCTAATGTCCCCTCCATTTCATTTCCGACGCCAATTCCAATTCCAACTCCAATTCCGACTCCAACTCCAATTCCAGTTCCTGCTCAATATTCAATAAGCATGACCCAAGACCCTTACATGGCTCAAAATGTATCAACCTTTTCTGTTCCGGCCCCAATTCCAATTCCGACCACAATTCCAATTCCGACCCCAATTCCAGTTCCTGCTCAGTATCCGATAAATGTCACCCAAGACTCTTACATGGCTCAAAATGTTTCGACATTTGTTCCTACTAGTGCTCAAAATCTGGTCACTAGTGCACAAAATGCACATATACCTCAAAGTTTTACTAGTGTTCCCACAAGTGCACATAATTCATCCATACCGCAACATCTACATACCCCTTTCGCATCTGTTCCACCTACTGCTCCGAATTCACAACCACCTCACTATGGCGAATCCGGTAAAAACAAGACAACAACTCCAGGTATCAAACATTTTAGCCACCCACATGGTTTGGTTTTAGTAAACATAAAACATGGAAAAAAGAACATAACTTGCTCAGGATGTCAAGAAACCTTAATCGGCAAAGGCTATGCATGTGCCGAACAAAACTGTAGCTTTCAACTTGATGAATCTTGTTTCAATCTAGAGAAAGAGATCCAACACAAATCTCATCCAGCCCACCCTCTTACCCTTCTCTCCTCATCGCTATACAAGAACCAAAATGGTAGGTTTACTTGCAATGCATGCTATAAAGATGGTTCTGGCTTTAACTACCATTGTTCAATCTGTGAACATGATCTGCATGTTAAGTGCGCGAACTTGAGCGAAACAGTAAAGCGCGATGATCATGAACATGTGCTAAAGCTGTTTTACGAGGCCCCGTTGATGGGAGAAGAGTACACATTCTTTTGTGACGTGTGTAGTCGCGTTGTGCATAAAGATCACTGGACTTATTACTGCAAGGAATGTGACTTTGGGACACATTTGGAGTGTGTGAATCGTCAAGTATGTGATGAAAGTAGTGGGGATCAGGTTGATGATTCAAGAACTGACCAGGAGAGGCTTGATGAAGCGTATGAAATTGCTAGGATAAATGCTCTCGGCCGGAAATACAgcttagaaaatatataa
- the LOC110915534 gene encoding uncharacterized protein LOC110915534, whose protein sequence is MDQGYKHFSHLHNLVMHQMPEGTEVSCSGCHSSGTGTVYVCWQCNFFLHDQCYRATRSLKHPSHPLHSLTLVPYPTYPSNSFYCDSCRIKGTGFSYSCADCEFDLHVQCAYSISGATSWNGVHNSNMANNVPFVSVAHNIHSNLNDHAYVNSIPPGYPSSIPTTQNPSISHVQYHSNPHDHAYVNSIPPGRQNSIPTAPNPSISTPTSSIIHFSHPHNLSIVNLNKENKVVCSGCEDNLIGKGFSCSEPNCNFHLHESCFHLKKEIYHKSHLGHALKLLPFTPYNNKNGEFTCNACFGNGRGFTYHCSVCKFDLHVQCVSLPETVKRADHEHALKLFYSCPVKGEEFTVSCDVCQGAIQKDRWAYYCESCDFETHLGCVNSEKRENESVMDTQVQLQRLQLEMQMNQQLAQMIAGMGASIASLAP, encoded by the coding sequence ATGGATCAAGGGTACAAGCATTTCAGTCACTTGCACAATCTAGTCATGCACCAAATGCCAGAAGGCACCGAAGTCTCGTGCTCCGGTTGCCATTCTTCTGGCACTGGAACCGTATATGTTTGCTGGCAGTGTAACTTCTTCCTGCACGATCAATGCTACCGAGCCACTCGGTCCCTGAAACACCCGTCACACCCTCTTCATTCCCTCACTTTGGTTCCTTACCCAACCTACCCCTCTAATTCCTTTTACTGCGATTCCTGTCGAATCAAGGGAACCGGCTTCTCCTATTCCTGCGCTGACTGCGAATTCGACCTTCATGTCCAATGCGCGTATTCCATTTCCGGAGCTACAAGTTGGAATGGAGTGCACAATTCCAACATGGCTAATAATGTCCCCTTTGTTTCTGTTGCCCACAATATTCATTCTAATCTTAATGATCATGCTTATGTTAATTCCATTCCACCTGGCTACCCGAGTTCAATTCCTACTACCCAAAATCCATCCATTTCACATGTGCAATATCATTCAAATCCTCATGATCATGCTTATGTTAATTCCATTCCGCCTGGCCGCCAGAATTCAATTCCTACGGCCCCAAATCCATCCATTTCTACACCCACAAGCTCAATAATCCATTTCAGCCACCCCCACAATTTATCTATAGTaaatttaaataaagaaaataaggTTGTTTGTTCTGGATGTGAAGATAATCTAATTGGCAAGGGCTTTTCATGTTCCGAACCAAATTGTAACTTTCATCTTCATGAATCATGCTTTCACTTGAAAAAAGAGATCTATCATAAGTCACACCTGGGACACGCGCTAAAGCTCCTCCCATTCACGCCTTACAACAATAAAAATGGCGAGTTTACTTGTAACGCATGTTTTGGTAACGGTAGAGGTTTTACCTATCATTGTTCTGTTTGTAAATTTGATCTACATGTTCAATGTGTAAGCTTGCCTGAAACAGTGAAACGGGCCGATCATGAGCATGCGCTTAAATTGTTCTATTCGTGTCCGGTGAAAGGTGAAGAGTTTACGGTTTCATGTGATGTTTGTCAAGGAGCTATCCAAAAGGATCGTTGGGCGTACTACTGTGAGTCTTGCGATTTCGAAACGCATCTGGGTTGTGTGAATAGTGAAAAACGCGAAAATGAAAGCGTTATGGATACTCAAGTGCAGCTCCAGAGGCTTCAGCTGGAAATGCAAATGAATCAACAGCTTGCTCAGATGATAGCTGGTATGGGCGCGAGCATCGCTAGCTTGGCGCCATGA